The nucleotide sequence AAGGCAGTGTTTGCAATATTTAGTTCTTAATTGATTAAATTCTTAATGCAAGTATATTCTTTAGTGACATTGCTGGATTGCAAAACTTCAAAGAGCACTTGAACAAACCAACAATGTTTCTGAAGTTCTTTTAAAGCATGATTATGCATTTGTgctattattaaatatttgactTTTAACTTCTTCGTCATCTGCTTCATTGTTAACAGCTTCTATAGCAGAGTTTGCAATCTTTTGTTTTGAATCGATTAAATTCTTAATTCAAGTATAACCTTTGGTGACATTGCTGGATTGTAAACCTTCGTAGAGCACTTGAACCAACTAACAATGTTTCTAAAGTTCTTCTAAAGCATTTGTGCTATTATTAAACATTTGACTTGAAACTTATTCGTCATTTGCTTCATTGTTGACAACTTCTACAGCAGTGTTTGCAATCTTTTGTTTTGAATGGATTAAATTCTTAATTCTAGTATAACCTTTAGTGACATTGCTGTATTGCTATCTGCTAGTTGTAAAAAAATAGTAACTTCCTAGGtactttgtttattttgtgGAGATTAGCacatttacatattttaaaaattataaatttttataaaaatcttttttgtttttacattgtgtttttttaaaataaatttgttgaaaaataaggATATACCTAAACTATTTTAGATATTCAATTAATTCGAATAATGTTTTATAGTATATTTTCCTTGAATTTTGAGGTAATTTCTTGGTAACATATACATAGATAAGCTTATCTATACTTATGTATTTAAGATAAGTTTCTGATAACGCAACACGAGTGTTTAAAaaccatattttatttataacattcaAATTTGAgacgtatttttatatttcgattATCATTCTGTAATTTacagattattttttgttttgtgtcTGCAATGTAATAATCTTATTATACATTTtggtattgaatttttttacaaattcgTGTCGCTCCTcttattctaataatttattttctgttatttctcAAAGTTTTTCTCAATTCTCTTCATATTATGTATTAAATtaactatcgattttttaatactagcaataatttaagtttttaagaatttatataacgaaattcaatataaaatcatttttgtattaTAGTTTTGAGTATGAAGCAAATTAAATAGtgaaaggaaataaaaaaaaattaataaaatcgaaaataatcagaatttttttcataatctcaaatcttcgttttttcaaattattttcaggaGTTTAAATGTTTATGTAAACTCACTTGTTGTCTATAATTGTTCTAAACTTTTATTACAAGTAATatactgaaatatttatttttttctttggtgtataaaaaaacgaaaaaaactaaataaattatgcaaaaattcaatttttcatgattttgcaGGTTCATATTATCAAAATAGACTTTATCTTACATATTATcgtttctattttcttttcaagtaCCATTAaagtaatataaacaaaaaattacctaTGAATGAAGGTTATATACGATTATTCAACCTTTACCACTGCGGTGCCCCCCTAGAACCGATTCTAAACGAATTGGAAACCCTGTATATCATTTgtaaaagtggaaaaaatatcgataatcgTTGAGGACAGTTTGTAAACGATTCCGAATCAATTATAGACACTGTATGACACCCAAAAGGCTAaacaaatgaattttaattaaaaacccTGTATATCACCTGTAAAGGtggaaaaaatatcgatattcgTTGAGAAAAGTTTGTAAACGATTCCGAATCAATTATAGGCACTGTATGACGTCCAAAGggctaaaaaaattattttttatcaaaaaatgtttctaactGATTGTAAATTAATTAGATACCTTGTATATTAGTTGTAAAGGTAGTAAAAAATCAAGGTCTAGAATAATGTTCTGTGATGCGGACCCTTAAAGTTCGgtgtaatattttcaacatttaactGTTGCAATCGACTTGAATAGGTCAATAAAGGCATTCTAATGGATTTCTTTAACATCTTAGCCTCTATTCCATCTCCTCCCATCACGCAGTCatcttatttcttcttctatctcAGTGTTCGTTGAGAATTTTActttttcctcttcttcttttgtcATTTCTGAAATTTTCCTGTTATGTTTTTACCATTTTCGTATAGGGGTCATTTTGTATTACATCATTATTAAGTTTGAGTTAACTATAAGTTGACTATAAGGTTAAGTTAATAAATATGAACATGACACTTATTCATCTATCCACTCAATTTGTAATCGTTTGATTAATTaaggaattattattttcagttgaCATGGTTGAGATGTTGTTGCAATTCAATGCTTGTACCAAAACGAAAAATTTCTTCGGAACCAGCCCGCACGACGCCATGTACGAGATCGAAGATATGCCGGAACAAATAAAATTCatgattttaggaaaaaataaacGGAAAACCGTCGACGATCCGAGaccttcaaaatataaaaagacgGAATTGAATAAAGCCGGTTTGAAAACTTATGCCAGATTGGAAAAAATCCAATTCAAACCTAACGTAAAAACGTTTTCAGTTGTTAAATAATAACAACTTTTAATTAGGTTAGTAGAAATAATTTGTCATAGAAATTAAGATTgctacaaaaattaatttcaaatttccaaatatcAAACATACTCCAGTCCAACATTCTAATACCACCTATTTTTAATGTATAGAGTATATTCAGGTGATTATTTGGTTGAGGCATTAAATCATTCACAATTGGATGCTTTTTATTGAAATGCATTTATTTTCTGTTGTTGTCACATGATTATAGTTAGTTGCTACATGAGTAATCCACCAGAAACTATTCAGGTGAACTAGGAAGTTCCAATAAACCAAAAATACTCCAAAAATCTCGTTATCTTGCTTCAAAACCACTAAATCCAATTCATGAAATcgaatttttattcatataggaagaaattatattgaaattgtaaCAATCTCATCTTCATTGTACTGGGTATAGATTACTCATCCTTTATGATCGTAgcaatgtcattttttttttaaattcaaccACAATCCCATTTATTTTCACTCCATAAGATCTGCTTTTGTCGAATACCATTTACAGTTCCaagtttcttattaattttcttttcttctttgttttctacgaattttctattttctgtatcgaaaattctgtaatttcttctttttctgctACACTCAGTTCAACAGGTGCTTCTTGAGGAAGTAACGTCTTATAAGGAATAAAGCTAAGGTCCAGATCTCACATCAAAAGgaacttttttataaatggtcCAGCCCTAAAAGTATCCTAGCCAGTAATTCTTTTTAAGATTGTCCTTTCTCctgaaattatttcttatatgtGCGTTTTCTTGTACCGCAGAAAGACTCCGGTCCAATGAAaggttttttcgattttttctttgCATGTATATCGGCTCCTCCCCAAACTAAAATGACAATATTGTTGCCTAGGTTATTGAGTTTCCAGTGGCACTTCCATATCaacattaaatatatgaaaattttggaCTTTGAGTTGTATTTAAGTACTTTTAGATTAATTTCTGTagtatttaaatacttttagaATTATTTCTATAGTATTTAAGTTCTTTTAGagtattttgtacaatatttgAGTACTTTTGAAGTACATTCTACAGTATTTGAGTACTTTTAGAGTAATTTCTATtgtatttaaatacttttagaATTATTTCTATAGTATTTAAGTTCTTTTAGAGTACTTTCTACAATATTTGAGTacttttcttataataattatccaatttttagCTGCGCATATTATGATCGATAGATGTAGATTGTTGTACTACAACTTTAAAGTTTCAACATCTGCAGCTATCACCAATCGTGCAGCTACTATAAAGACATAATATCTCAAAATGGAATTGCCTTTATTGAAGCATGCGACAGCGGGGGATAagttttttagtgaaaaattctTAGTGACGTAGAAAAATGGCGACACTAGATGATATATATGTTATCTAATGTTGCCTTATGATATTTACTTCGGAATTTAGTATCTATAATGTTTGTGTTCACTTTAATTTTATGCagttgttaataattttattgtctAGTATAGATAGTGCCAGATGGGTGTACTTCATGATATGAATTGAATTGTAGAATGTAATTATCTATAGTTTTAAGATAGTTTTAAGTTTAAtaggtaaatatttattagGTAGTTATCTGAAATTTTAAATGCGTATAAACAAGTTAACCAATTCACTTAATGCCTACTATAGTGAATGTAATGGTTTTCATCTCTATTCtgttgttatttttgtattatcaGGAATGTtgttgaaacgtttttttttcttggagAGTGGGGAGAGCCAGAAGTCGTATAGTACTGGATCTACGAGGAGAAACAGAAAAAGCTTTGCCAAAAATTCCCCAATCAAAAGATTTGTAGTACTCTGTTTTATGGAACATGTTTTTGTACGTTTTCCTTTGTTTTCAATGTCTATGCATGAATCGAACGTTCTTCGTCCTGAACCATTTTTAAAACAGTCTTCACAGTATCTAGCTCATTACCGTAGACGAATTTTGATGTCTTTGGTACATTTTTAAACTTCAATTGTTATTTTAGTAGCACCTCGAATAAAAAGCGCTCATGCGTTTTGATAcctgaaataatgaaaattctatTGTAGCAAATATATATCGGTACCATATAGAACATTTAGGTAGTATTTAAGTACTCTTTGAGTACTTTCTACAATATTTAAGTATTTTCCGAACAAGTTCTATAGTATTTCAAGTACTTTTAAAGTGCTTTTTGTGGTATTCAAgtacttttcgaatattttctACAGTGTTTGAGTACTCTTCAAACAATTTCCATAGTATTTAACTACTTTTAGAGTACTTTCTGCAGtatttgaatactttttgaGCATCTTCTGTAGTATTTAAGTAGTTTCTGAATACTTTTCGAGTACTTTCAAGTAGTAATTGCTGTAATACTTGATACTTTTTTGATTATTGGAGAATTCAAATTAGTGAGGctgttttttagatttttttttattgaacaattttataCTTATAATTCCATAAAGGAAAGTCAATTATGACTGGTACTATTCTCCTTTTAACAATTCCAGTAACTACCTATTTATAGCCGGAAATAATCAGTATTAGAAAACTTATTTTCTTAATAGTCGTTAGAAATTTcttctaattattttcattaagttTCAATTAGGTTTTTATCAAGTTCAATAGtggaaacaaaattattgaaccAGAACCttagaaaattgtaaaaagcaTAAGTAGTAGGATGAAACCTATTAAAAAAGGAATAGAATATAagtaaaatgaaagaaaaaataaattacggatgatttgaggttaggaaaaggAAGGGGGGGGGGTGATTTTTTATAGGTTAAAACTTTATCTGGCTTTGTGGTAAAACTATGAgtcttatggaaaaaattagatACTAAAGTTATAGGtaataaaaaatctacaatttttgtatccacacttttttcacataacctcaaaatttatgtgaaagaTTTAAATAACTaagtttttagtattttttgtaCGAAATTCTGTGTAAAAACCGTTTTATGACTAAAATaaactgcaattttttttattttgacttacTATCGAAAAAATATCTCCTTTTTCAGGTCTGATAAAAAGtcaaaataagatgaaaaatattttaaatcaaaatgtgTAATGTAAGTTTTCAccgaatttttcacaaaaaattatttgttttcaaaagttGGAAATATAAAACCTAAATATGGTTGCTTGAAGCTTTCACATGAATTtagaggttatgtgaaaaaatgtaaatacaaaatttgtggATCTCATTATTTCCTACAGCTTTTCTCCCTAAGACTTTACCGCAAATCTTGATAAACCCTCCCTCTTCCAGTTCCCGACCTCAAATCttccgtaaattattttttccttccatttttattatatattacacGAAGTTGAAAGGAAACgcatttatttggaaaacacaattttattgCCACTGAATTCAACTATTTAACATCCGCGCCAGTCGCTTGCTGAGAACATAATAATAATGACTGAAAACTAAAATCATACATCGTTTCCTTGTGTACAAATTCGTCAGTGATAAACGATTAGTCAGGTTCTTGAAAAAAGACAAATACATCGATTACTCATTTTCGTAATACTCCTTAGAAAAATACGAATTCTTTATGATGAcaaatcgaaataaaattatacaggtTGTAACTAAATATGAATCTAATAAGAACACGTGTAAACTAATAACAAACAAGTATCTAATCATAATACATAATATTCTAATCATAATACATAATATCTTCCTTTTCCAATAAGTTTCATCTTACTActatgtattaaaaattattgactggCCTATAGGAAGCATACCGTAAATTGTTTACCTTTTTGttcatttgtaaatatattgatGTATTAAATTCTTAAACTATAAATCAATCTAACTTACTTactttaatgtttttattaaataaatttaatttataaatgtgtaattattatttttgtttccgtTTCCTACTTCCCCGGTATATTACGACGTATTGGAAGAGAAACTcgaaatttctaagaaaaagcaataaacaaaaaaagataaacaACGTGGAAGAACTGAATTTGTATTTGATTTCGTTCTCGTTGACGAGCTTTTACCGTTTAAATCGAATTCGAGGGTGTAATTAATGAGATTAAAATACTGTTCATAGGATAATGTAGCAATTTCCACTGTTAATAGaaccctttattaataaatttaattaaaaactgaaattatcttTTACTAATCTGTAAAAATTTGTAGCTCCATTGATCTTTCGaaataattagtaaaataaCGTTTcatgtatggaaaaaatgtcctcaaagttatataaattgtaaaaaccTCAATAATTTTCTGGAACCAGTATAAtctgaaatagaaaaatgaagttttaaatTGTTGTATCTCGTTTGTGAAAAGGCGTATTGTAACACGTGGACTGAAAAGTTTACTGTTGACAATTTCTTTGATAATCTTATTAAGAATGTGTAGGAAATTTTAACAGAAAAGAATTTAGTAAATTTACTGTGTACTGTATAATGCCGGTCATCAAATAGCAAAATCTTATTTCTACCAAAAGAGATAACAATAACCTAACCAAAAGATATGAATCGTCCCACTGCTAACTGAATATTAAGCAAATTAATCATTtgaaagtatagataaacaacaaaattacacaaaaaataatcctTTGTAAGTTTAGATTTatcttaaataaaagttttgtgacCGTGGCTTCAAGATCAACCATCTACAAGTGGATTTGCAGATTTGGTAAACGTCCTACTAGAGCCTAACACAGAGAAAGGTCAAACAGTTGAAAAGAGACGGCAAGATCTACCAAAAGATGctcaaaaagtgattttaactatttttaaccGACTTTGTAGTCAAGGAATGTCTAGAAGAGATGCTACCcaagaaataatgtttttgacAAATACTTCTCATACTAAGTCCACAAAAGGTGTCACAATGAGATGAAAAAGGAATGTAtcagagaaatttttaaaaaatcaaacttgaTAGGTTAATTCTAATATACGGAACAATCTACAGTATGTTCAAACATGATGCCAAATCTTCAAGGTATTCTTGCAGAACTGAAAAGGAGAGACCCTTGAATTTGTTCGGTTAGAACACTCGCTTAAACTTTTCAACGGTCAATTTTTCTGGAGTGAAGTCAGAATAATGTTTATTAAGCCAAGCCTTGGcgtgaataaaaaacaaaatttattaacactagaaattcttattcattttttgaaattaacaaaaattgctTCAATCGTGATACAATACGACAGCTGTTAAATTTATACACATGTCTTTTGAAAGTTAGAGTagctgaaaataattttaatactatTAGCGCCCTCAAATTTTCAGCCCATCCATTACATTGCCTCAACTGAAAAAGTATgtggaaataatattttctagatACAAACCttcgtaatttttttctagCTTCTACCATACTTTTCATGTCatctttcaaaatgtatttccTTACTCCTAAATTAAAAGTCTCAACATATTTTGCCCATTGAAAACCGTTATTGATAGttatatcaatttcaaatttgtgtCCATCCGGTGCGTTTTGTACTGCCTTTATCAAACTTTTCATTGTACAAACTTGGAAGTTCCATTCTCTAGTAGATGAAAAACTTCCTGCTAAAAGAGCGTCGTAGAATTTTTTGCTTATTCttaacattctgaaaaaaattatttatactataataaattataacatttcgAATCTCGCACTTACATCGGTTTTTTACCTACGGCATACAGGTAAATATCTAATAAAGCTGAAggtaaaatttgataaaaaatcgcTAAAATCATATGTATTATTTTACTCGTTCTATAGGTAAATGATGGATACCATGTGACGTATTTACTTGGAAATGCTCTTGTATACTTTAAAGTTAACTCTTTAAATCTGCACCATGTAATTGGATTTATTTGACCACTTGTACAATTATAAACTCTCAGAGAATTTGATctgaaatcaaaaaatcaaaatttgttcatTCTGTACACATATTACCAACTGGAACCAACAACTAAATAAGATAACCTAGTAGTCAACTGTCAAATGCCAAATCAAAACATAAGCAACACCGTTCATGTCAATATAGATATAACCTCAATCTAAAGTCGTCTAAATGATCTATAACCCCTTTACGTGATTAACATCATCAAAACAAGCAACGTCCTTGCCAAAAACGTACTTTTTATCTCGAGGACCACTACTAGACGTCCTCTAATAACCAGAGTCGTTACTCGTCGGTATTACAGATTTTCTGTGATTTCCCTGTACCCTGTTGACATGGAATAATACCCCCGTATCTGTACCATTATACACACCCATCTTCTCAATACAATCTTTGTTTcgatcatttattttttaaccatttgtttattttttttttcatttttctagtCCCAAACCCAAATTTAACACACACTATTCTCCAAAGTTTGTATACTGAGCTGCTGACGAAGCGATCGCATCCTAGTAAGGTTAGGATCGATTATGAACCTGTttctaaaagataaaatattcgACGCTTACTGATATAACGTCCTAGCCTAATCCTTGTAGGAGTCTACAGTCTGTAAGCTACTGAACCTATATTTTTACCGAAGAATCATTGAAGTACTCATCACTGTTTTTACTTACTCGTATTTGTCTATGAATTTCAATTAGTTCGACGTTTCTGgcgaaaaaataatcaaaaatcaaatagaaCGAGATTTCTAGTTAGTTTAATAATATCAGCAAACGAATAGATGCACATTTGGAGGGTGGAGATAAGGATAACGTTTTCTTATGGAGTTTTAATCACAAATGTGTCCGCCACAAAACGACGAATAGTAGTTCAATAATTCTCCACAAAAACGCTTGATACATTAGCGCTATCTTTAAGTTTCGCAATAGTACAGacaaaattttaacaaacaGAGAGAgctctccttacctctaccctctaCGCTCAATCAGCATTGAGCTCATGTTATGTCATAATGTACAATACTGAGCGGAGAATAATGCAAACGCCACTTGCTTTACGATTATACCTCTAATTTTATTGAGAACAGAGTAATAATCTCGTGAACTATCCTTGATGAtgaaactaatgaaattttccgtgtacataacctcaaaattaattggaaagaTATGAGTAACTCCGACACatgatatattgaaatgattagtttttcaataaacaccaCCAAGTTtacttatataaaattgaattaaaacaaaagttttacCTGTGTTTCACTGTACGCCAAGCAGAGGTGATCAAGGTGCTTACAACAATATCCACTGGTATAATATCCATTCTATATTTTTCGTTACATAAAATAGATTTGATTGTTCCTCTTCCGCATTCCATGAATATTCCCGTGATTCCACTAATGCTGTCCACCCAACCAGGAAACGGCTCTTTCCAAGCTGCCGTGACTAACGAGAATTAAACGATGAATTAGTAActcaaaattattagaaaaatttcaaatttgctctttagtaataatttttaaccTTAATACAGAATTTGAAGCTTTaaacaatagttatttgtatctAAGGAATaaactttgttggacgagtctgaagATTCTGAGACGAGCGAAAcgaggcgagcaacagacgagtagtatttcagccgcggcgttcacaacattttttgtacgacgcataagatccaaaactttgtCAATTACACTGAAGAAAGAAAAtcaataatagagaattataaatattttatttattgaacaatataatgtccTTAATGATATATGcaatgataatattaatttattggattggatgcagattgtttattatgtatatctctactagatgttgatggaatctctgAAGGTGTGTTTTGTTTGTCATCTGAGTCATCTATAAAAgctttaaggttatgcaaaatcatcgaagttaaactgtcaactgtcaacattgaagtggctagagtcactccagagcggcccgaaagtgttttgcagtacggaactgtcacatTCACCACATGGAACActaaaaacgcaactttcggtatgtaaatgaatatagAACGagcaactttcagatggcgtcgtctaaaatagttatttatggtacaagtgagtaaagtaatacttttattCACGATTAGTATGGTTTAACCGCAC is from Diorhabda sublineata isolate icDioSubl1.1 chromosome 1, icDioSubl1.1, whole genome shotgun sequence and encodes:
- the LOC130451823 gene encoding putative fatty acyl-CoA reductase CG5065, with the translated sequence MPNVFNEIRSNTWNHIYDGRNSIVDFYKNTHILITGGTGFLGKALIEKLLRSCPDIKCIYLLLRHKKGKNEIERLDELLQNPVFDRIREFDGEIFKKIKPILGDVSLPNLGMNNEDLNVTIENLNIVFHSAATVKFNEDLKTALNYNTLGTKKVLDFCCNLKRLKSFVYVSTAFSNSDKENIEETVYETPYDPEEIFNIIDNLSDYDLQVYTKRLLKNHPNTYILTKSMAEFEVLKYSRALPCAIVRPSIITAAWKEPFPGWVDSISGITGIFMECGRGTIKSILCNEKYRMDIIPVDIVVSTLITSAWRTVKHRSNSLRVYNCTSGQINPITWCRFKELTLKYTRAFPSKYVTWYPSFTYRTSKIIHMILAIFYQILPSALLDIYLYAVGKKPIMLRISKKFYDALLAGSFSSTREWNFQVCTMKSLIKAVQNAPDGHKFEIDITINNGFQWAKYVETFNLGVRKYILKDDMKSMVEARKKLRRLYWFQKIIEVFTIYITLRTFFPYMKRYFTNYFERSMELQIFTD